The genomic region ACTATCAGGGTCGCTGATGTTTGCCTGTGCAGTGCAAGTAGTGCCTGCTTGTAGGGTGATGTTGTCGTAAGCTGTTTTACCATTGAGCGTAAAACTTTGTAGCTTAGGCGACTGGTTATCGGGGTACTTGCCGTTCCAGAGGTAGTGCATCACGTCCACAGACTCCGTCTCTGAGCCGTCCTCAAGGAAGATACCAAACCACGTAGGGGTGCGCTCCTGCTTGTTGCCCCAGAGGAAGACAAACGAGCCCACACATTGGTCAGTATCCTTGGCTATTGCCTCGTTGTAACGCTTCAGGTAGTTAGCCGCCTTCACCGAAGAATGCTCCTCCACAGGGGCTTTCCACGCGGTGGTAGGCACTTCCCAATAGCCCGTAGCCCCCCACTCAGTTACGATATAAGCCTTCTCCCAGCCATACTGCCTTATTTTGGTGGGCAGCTCGCCGAGGTCGCCATATAGCTGCACCGAGAGCAGGTCGAGGTCGGGACAACGCTCTTTGATGAGCGTAATGTTCTCCTGTGTAATCCCCGCCAGCGAGGTAGTGGTAAGGTGGTTAGGGTCAATTGCGTGGATCATCTTTGAGAGGTCGTTCACCGCATCCCACACCTTGGGATTGGTGTATTCGAGGTTCAACTCATTACCGATACCCCAGAGCAGCAGCGCAGGGTGATCCTTCAGGGCGGTAACCTCCTTGCGGATACGCTCTTTCTGCTGGCGCACTGCCACGCTATCGTTATAGTCAAAGCCGTGACGCTCACGCGCTACCTCAATGCCCATCATCACCATAAGCCCGTTCTTTTGAGCTTCGTCGAGGATCTCCTTAGCCGATCGTTGCCCATTATCCACACGCCAAGTACGGAAGGCGTTGCCGCCGTGTTTTGCCAAAGCGGCAACATCTCCGAACTCTAAGCCCGCTCCTTTGATGTAGAAGGGGGCTCCATTCACCATCAGTGAGAACTTACCATTTTCCTTTTCAATAGTTACCTTTGCGGGTGCTGCCTGTTGCTGTGGTTGTGTCTTTTTGGGGTTATTGCAGCCAATAGCCACGAAGCCCGCGAAGATAATACTCAGTATTTTATTTCTCATATTGTTCCCTTATTTTCTTAATTCTTTTCCCTTATACAGTTAGTAGCGTCTCTTTATTACAATGCTTTCTCCTTTCGATATGATAAGCGCCTCCAAAGCTATAACACATTCCCTTTAAAAGAGGCAGGAGGCTATGAAGCCCCCTACCCTCTTTCAGGGAAGTGATTAATGAAAGGAGGAACTATTATTGATATACACGAATATAATCCACTTCCATACTATCCTCGGTAAAGTCCGCTGGGATATTGCCACCAAGCGTACCGCCAAGGGCTACGTTCATTATCAAGAAGAACTTGCTGTTGAAAGGCAGTTCGTTCTTATTGATGATCTCGTAGAACTGTTTTCCATCAATGAATAGGCGGATAAAGTCCTTATTCCACTCCATTGAATAGACGTGGTATTCAGCAGTGTTATCTACATTGGTTCTCAGGGAGTACTCAGCGTGCTGATTGTTTGCTGCATTGAGCCAGTGGAGTGCACCGAGCACTTCTTTCTTATTAGTGCCTGTTTGCTCCATCATATCAATCTCGCCGCACTTAGGCCAAGCCTGATTGATAATGCTACTGCCGAGCATCCACAGGGCAGGCCAAGTACCTGCTTTTGAAGGGAGTTTGGCTCTGATCTCTACTTTCCCATAGGTAAACTCGTACAAGCCTTGCGTCTTGATACGGGCTGAGGTATAGCCGCTACCTTCTTTCTTTGCTGTGATTTTCAGTACACCGTTCTTTACGATCACGTTGTCTGCTTTGTCGGTATAGGATTGCTTTTCATTGTTGCCCCAACCCCACTGGCCATTGCCGAGGTCGTAAGTCCATTTAGAGGCATCAGGCGCGCCATCTTTGTCGAACTCATCTTGCCATACGAGCTTGTCAAAAGTGGTTTTGTTGCTATTTGCCCCTGGCTTGCTCGAAGTAAAGATATGATACCAAGCATATTGACTATTAGGTTGCATTATACGCACGATCAGGGTAGTGTTGGTAACGCTGATGATGTCGTAAGTGCTGGCACCTACCCACCAACCCGTCATACCATTGTCGGAGATCTCAAAGGCAGAGCCACGATAAGGTTTGTTGTTATACTTACCTTCCTTAGCTGCTTTTGACGAAGATGGGAAGAAAGAAACATTCTTCACCCCTTTGATACTCTTCACCACGTCAGTGCCGTAACATCTATCCTTCTCAAGTCCTAAAACATCTGTACCATAGGCACCAGGAATAAACACTTCATTGGCAGTTTGCTCAAAGGTGATACCGCTATCTGTACGTTTGAAGATAAAAGAATTAGCATACATACAAGTACGTGAAGCATCATTGGCAGAAGCATTCCACCAAGCGGCATAGGCAAATTCTCCATTGCCATTATCAGCTTCCTGAGGACCTAAGCCTGCAAAGCCTTCCATATCGGAAGCCCAATACCACGTCTTGCTATCGCCTACATTGGCACCCGCTAAGAGGTTTTCAGCTTCCACATCGGAGAAGGTACTCAGCACACTGATTTCCTTTTGTACAGAAGTCATCAATCCACCTATGCCTACGGCACTGATCACAGCCGTATAGGTGTTGGTACCTACTTTGGTATATTGGTGTCTGAATTTGCCTGAAGGGCTCATCTCGTGTCTGCCATCGCCAAAATCGATACGGAAGGTAGTTGCGTTCTTAGCCGTTACTGTGAAATTGACAAAGCCTGTGCCATCGCCGTGAGGATTGGCATCATTGGCTCCTTGCACTTCAAAGGAGGCTTCTAAGGCACTTGGAGCTATGAGGTCTCCAAAGTTCTTATCTTTGGAGCAACTAATGAGAAAAGTTGCTATGCCAAAGACAATTGCGGTGATAAGAAAAAAGAGTTTTTTCATTGTTTAATTATTTTGTTAATTTTATTTCGTCGTAATAGTAAGTGGTGCCATCACCTTGGTTGCCAAAGTCGAAGAAGACCACTACTTTGAGGTACTCAGCTTGAGGGGCCTTGCTAAAGTCGAAGGTGAGTTCCTCCCAAGTGTTCTCAGCGGTGGTGGTAGCACTTACCTCGTGGTTGATACTGCTATCGGAGCCCTCTAATTTCACCAATACCTTTACGCCTTTCTTAGGAGAATAAGCCATCAGGTGGAGTTTGCTATAGGTAGGGAGTTCTTTCAGTGCGGAAGTCTCAAAGAAGGTGCCTGCCCAAGTTTCAGCCCCTGCGGTCTTAGTGAACTGCACTACCTTCTTGGTAGTGTTTGCCCCTGAGGCATCGGGATTGGATACTACCTTTGCGTCTGCCATACCCCCAAAGGAAGTAAGCGCAGGGGCAGTGCCTTCAAAGTTCTCCACAAGCACGCTATTGCTCTTGCGGTAGAAGTAGAGATTATCAATAAAGACAGTGCCTCCTGCTGGGTCGCCTACGAGTTTTATCTGGTGAATATCATCTACTGTTAAGCCCTGTGAGGTGTAGTCAGTAAGTGGAATATCAATGCTCAACCATTGTTCAGCTTTGAGAGTCTTGGTCACCTTCTTCTCGGTAGCCGCTCCCCCTGATTTGCTGATGAGGAAGATCTCTAAGCTGTTCACGCCGCTTGCCCATACATCAAGGTGGAGGTATTGCATCGCCGTAAGGTCGGTAGCATTGGCAAACTGTATGCCTTGGTAATTGAGTTTAGCGTATTGGAGCATATCATTACCGCTGAGGGCAAAGGCGGTATATTGGGTAGCTTGCCCCCAGTTAGGATTGAAGTCAGTTCCACTAAGGTTGGTATAGCTATTGCTGAAGATAGAAACCACATCAGCAGCATAACGCGCTGGCGGGGTAGCGGCAGAGGCTGTCGGTTGGGAAAGGGCAGTAACTTGCACCGCCTGAGTATACTTAGTGGTTGCCGAGCCAGCTCCTTTGACTTCTACGGTGATGGTGTAAGTACCTACTGCTGCATAAACGTGCGATATGGTACTACCTATATTGCCTGAGACGGGCTTTTCATCAGCCTTCTCTCCAAAATAGACATCGAAGGTAATGCCATAAGTAGCCGTAGCGGTAACGTTCACTTTCTTGGAGACAGAAGTGTCGTTAGTGATCTTCACCTTCAGGTCTCCCGGTGCATTAAAGGAGACTTCAAGGGGCTGTATCAACTCTGTCTGCTTGCCCGAGAGGCTTTGAGCGATGACCTTCACGTTGTACTTGCCTTCAGCATAGGTATGCGTAGCTGCCTCACCTACCTTCACAGTGGTAGGGGTGGTAGTACTATCA from Capnocytophaga haemolytica harbors:
- a CDS encoding glycoside hydrolase family 16 protein, producing the protein MKKLFFLITAIVFGIATFLISCSKDKNFGDLIAPSALEASFEVQGANDANPHGDGTGFVNFTVTAKNATTFRIDFGDGRHEMSPSGKFRHQYTKVGTNTYTAVISAVGIGGLMTSVQKEISVLSTFSDVEAENLLAGANVGDSKTWYWASDMEGFAGLGPQEADNGNGEFAYAAWWNASANDASRTCMYANSFIFKRTDSGITFEQTANEVFIPGAYGTDVLGLEKDRCYGTDVVKSIKGVKNVSFFPSSSKAAKEGKYNNKPYRGSAFEISDNGMTGWWVGASTYDIISVTNTTLIVRIMQPNSQYAWYHIFTSSKPGANSNKTTFDKLVWQDEFDKDGAPDASKWTYDLGNGQWGWGNNEKQSYTDKADNVIVKNGVLKITAKKEGSGYTSARIKTQGLYEFTYGKVEIRAKLPSKAGTWPALWMLGSSIINQAWPKCGEIDMMEQTGTNKKEVLGALHWLNAANNQHAEYSLRTNVDNTAEYHVYSMEWNKDFIRLFIDGKQFYEIINKNELPFNSKFFLIMNVALGGTLGGNIPADFTEDSMEVDYIRVYQ
- a CDS encoding glycoside hydrolase family 2 TIM barrel-domain containing protein — its product is MRNKILSIIFAGFVAIGCNNPKKTQPQQQAAPAKVTIEKENGKFSLMVNGAPFYIKGAGLEFGDVAALAKHGGNAFRTWRVDNGQRSAKEILDEAQKNGLMVMMGIEVARERHGFDYNDSVAVRQQKERIRKEVTALKDHPALLLWGIGNELNLEYTNPKVWDAVNDLSKMIHAIDPNHLTTTSLAGITQENITLIKERCPDLDLLSVQLYGDLGELPTKIRQYGWEKAYIVTEWGATGYWEVPTTAWKAPVEEHSSVKAANYLKRYNEAIAKDTDQCVGSFVFLWGNKQERTPTWFGIFLEDGSETESVDVMHYLWNGKYPDNQSPKLQSFTLNGKTAYDNITLQAGTTCTAQANISDPDSDPLSIRWELLREATDLRSGGDVEARPEAVPITAMKGEGRHITFKAPSKGAYRLFVYGYDGKGHAATANIPFLIK
- a CDS encoding PKD domain protein → MKSLRYIYTALLCFTLIACKDDFGDTDLLSNDVAPKDVVATFKVKQDNSGEVTIVPTATGAVLYQIYFGDSTTTPTTVKVGEAATHTYAEGKYNVKVIAQSLSGKQTELIQPLEVSFNAPGDLKVKITNDTSVSKKVNVTATATYGITFDVYFGEKADEKPVSGNIGSTISHVYAAVGTYTITVEVKGAGSATTKYTQAVQVTALSQPTASAATPPARYAADVVSIFSNSYTNLSGTDFNPNWGQATQYTAFALSGNDMLQYAKLNYQGIQFANATDLTAMQYLHLDVWASGVNSLEIFLISKSGGAATEKKVTKTLKAEQWLSIDIPLTDYTSQGLTVDDIHQIKLVGDPAGGTVFIDNLYFYRKSNSVLVENFEGTAPALTSFGGMADAKVVSNPDASGANTTKKVVQFTKTAGAETWAGTFFETSALKELPTYSKLHLMAYSPKKGVKVLVKLEGSDSSINHEVSATTTAENTWEELTFDFSKAPQAEYLKVVVFFDFGNQGDGTTYYYDEIKLTK